Genomic DNA from Bacteroidota bacterium:
AATCTTAATTTTCATGGATCACCGAGCCTGAACCTGTAATGTTCAGAGTTACAGTTGGATTGCCTTTGTAATGTACGGAGCCGCTTCCTGTAATCCTGACATCCAGAAGGTCATGGACTGTCAAAAACATGTTACCCGAACCTGTGATGGTGGCAACGCAGATATCCTGTATAAGTCCATAAGCATGAATATTTCCTGAGCCTGTAATGTTCATATCTCCTTTATGGACATCACCGGATAACTGAAATTCTCCCGAACCGGATATCGTTGACTCCAAATGTTCAGCCGTGACCCCAAGTTTGATCGATCCGGAGCCGGATATGGAGCTTTCAACATTGTTGGCATTTACGGCAAGATCTATCTGTCCTGATCCGCTTAAGTCGACCCTGAGGTAATCGGTATTAAAGATATTATTTCCGTATATATCACCCGACCCGCTCAGCCTGATAAAATTTATATCCTTGGTTCTGACAGTAATGATAACAGGATAATGATTATTTAAACACCGTCTATGCTGTTCTTTGAGTACCAGAGTAGTACCCTCTACCCAGGTGTCGATATAGGGTAAGAGATTGGATTCTGCCTCAACAACAACTTCGTTGACACTATCCTGAATAATTATCACATTGAACCAGCTTTCGGAAGAGATACCGGTGAAACTGCCGATCGGACGCGTATCAACGACAACCATTTCATTGCCTTCAATACAATGGATATCTTCACATCCTGTGTACAGGATGGTCGTAGCCGCAAGTATGATTAACAGAACTATACTTTTCATTTTTGTAGAAATTGATTTCATGTGTATGATTTATTAAATTTATCGTAAAAGACAAAAAGGATTTCAAAGGGTTGCAATATTCATGAAAAAAATCATCATTTAGCAGAAAATTTCAGATTTACGGATATGGTCACTGGTGAATGATACTCACTGATCCGGCCCTGATGCTGATCTTGACCGTAGGCAGATTTTC
This window encodes:
- a CDS encoding DUF2807 domain-containing protein, which encodes MKSIVLLIILAATTILYTGCEDIHCIEGNEMVVVDTRPIGSFTGISSESWFNVIIIQDSVNEVVVEAESNLLPYIDTWVEGTTLVLKEQHRRCLNNHYPVIITVRTKDINFIRLSGSGDIYGNNIFNTDYLRVDLSGSGQIDLAVNANNVESSISGSGSIKLGVTAEHLESTISGSGEFQLSGDVHKGDMNITGSGNIHAYGLIQDICVATITGSGNMFLTVHDLLDVRITGSGSVHYKGNPTVTLNITGSGSVIHEN